One Aulosira sp. FACHB-615 genomic window carries:
- a CDS encoding HigA family addiction module antitoxin — translation MNNNRLPNIHPGEILQLEFLEPLNITVYRLSKDIGVAQTRISEILSGKRSITADTALRLAHYFGNTAQFWLNLQTQYDLRQAIEENSEVYNQIPKLPSNDVA, via the coding sequence ATGAATAACAACCGTTTGCCAAACATTCATCCAGGCGAAATCCTACAACTTGAATTTTTAGAACCGTTGAACATTACAGTTTATCGATTAAGCAAAGATATAGGTGTAGCTCAGACACGAATTAGTGAAATTTTATCTGGAAAACGGAGTATTACGGCTGATACAGCTTTGCGTCTAGCCCACTATTTTGGCAACACTGCCCAGTTTTGGTTAAATTTACAGACACAATATGATTTACGTCAAGCCATTGAAGAAAATTCAGAAGTTTACAATCAAATTCCTAAACTTCCTTCTAATGATGTAGCCTAA